The DNA sequence AAAATTTCCTAAGGAGTTAGTTACTTTTTATATAGAGGTCGGCTACGGATTTATTAAGGGTTCAGAGTTTAACATTAATCGTATTATGGACCCATATTCAGTAAGAGATTTCCGATTAAGAGTTAATGACTATGAGTTTTATCCCGACATAGAAATCTATGATGAATTTGAGAATAACAAACTATTATTTTTTGAAGGAAGCGAATCAGCTTTAATGTCAATAGAATTAAACGAAAATACGAATAGTGCAGTTTACTATTATGATATTCAAATTGCGAATTCTCTTGAAGAATTTTTAAGGAAGATACAAGAAAATGATAAATATTACTTGGAGCTATTAGCTGATTAAGAAAGATAATAAGACATACTTTGATTATTCAATTTTCATTTACATGAAATTAAAAATCGTGTTGAAGTCAAGGAGTCGATGTCGACTCTATACCCCAGTCAGTTGCCATGGATTTGACAAGTATATCAATTCAAATACCTCTTTTATGTGGATAAGAAGACACTAATATCTACCCTACCAAACCAAATAACACAAACCCAAACGCATGTAGTGAACCGTAAATAGGTATCATATCCATAATGGTTAAGGAGAAGTACTGCTTCAATATCGGATAAGAAATAGAAACGACAATGATACTGTAAAAAGCAAGCGAAGAGATGGTTATCATTATACATGCATTTTATTCCACCTTCACATAACAAACAATAACATTTTCAATCGTTTTTAAGTTCCAGTGGTAGTTTCAAACTCTGCAAGATACTAAGAATGAATTCGGGTGGCACCACCCGAATAAGACATAAGAATCATCACAAAATATGGAAATTATTACTATAGTCTCTCACTTTATGTACTCTTTTGTTTTATATTAGGAGTAACTATTTTCCAAAAAAGAGATTC is a window from the Bacillus alkalicellulosilyticus genome containing:
- a CDS encoding SMI1/KNR4 family protein codes for the protein MSYEFIKANQENSFYLVTDNEIKEVEKELDIKFPKELVTFYIEVGYGFIKGSEFNINRIMDPYSVRDFRLRVNDYEFYPDIEIYDEFENNKLLFFEGSESALMSIELNENTNSAVYYYDIQIANSLEEFLRKIQENDKYYLELLAD